The Budorcas taxicolor isolate Tak-1 chromosome 2, Takin1.1, whole genome shotgun sequence nucleotide sequence gtttttttttggggggaagcccctatttccttccccagaggggGTGGTGGCCCCACCCCAGGGGGCCCGGCCAGCCATCACCCACCTCTCGTGCACAGCAGGGCCCCGGAGGCCATGGCCACCTGCAGAGCCTGTGCGAGCCGGTCCAGGGCGAGCTCGATCTCCTGGGAGGCGTTGAGGGGGTTCAGTTCGTCCGCCAGCCTGTTCACCTCCTCCACCAGCGGGACCATGTGGTCAAAGAGGACGAGCCCCAGGCGGCCGTACAGGTTCTTCTCGGTCAGGTGCGCCTGCAGCATCAGGAGCACCTGCAGCACGCTCAGGTGCAGCTTGGAGTACAGGAGGTGAGAGTCCCGCTCCGCCCCGCCCGAGTCCTTCGGGACTTTGGCGGCGACATGGCCATTGGCTAAGGGggtcttcttcttccttttgtgAGCCAGGGGGGCCTTCACGCACCAGCGGATCAATCCAGTGAGCGGCGTGAGCTCTAAAAATCCTATCGGGAGGTTGGCGGCAATTGGAGTATTCAGGAAGGTGATGAGGATCAACCTGGGGTCCTCCAAGATCCAGTTGACGATCATCTCAAGCAGGTCCAACGGAGGGAGGAGATCGTCTGCAAACAAAGATGCATTCAGAAGGGTCCTCGGGGACAGGAGGAGACGGGAAGATGGACCTCCCAGCTCACAGGACTCACCACCCGATTCCCTGTGCCTCTGTCCTCTCCCGAAGATGGTGTACCTCTGACTCCTCTCCTGGAACAATCCCTCCTGAGGGCTGGTTCTCACCTGACTCAGCGTCCCAGGACCCTCAGCCTGGCCACGGCAGGGCTCCAGAAACATGTTAAGTCGAAAATTCCCAAGAACTCCATTATGCCTTGAAGATTCCATGTATCAATTTAAATGAATCCACTCTCTGTATCTAGGGAGGTTTTattccattggaaaagaccctgacgctgggaaagattgaaggcaggaagagatggggccaacagaggatgagatggttggatggcatcaccaacccaatggacatgagtttgagcagactctgggagatggtgatggacagggaagcctggtgtgctgcagtccatggggtcgcaaactcagacacgactgggcggctgaacaacaataacaatctaTATCTAAAACCGCTGCcacacctcctccctcccctgggaGTAGGTTTCGTCCGTGTTTGGTGACCCCTGTGGTCTATCATGTGCGGTTAGCCCGGGCCCTCGTGGACGACTCCTGCTGTCTGGCGCCAGGATCCGTTCAGACGCTGAAGCAGACATTCAGCGCCAGCCCTCACTTCTGCCACCAGTTCATCACCTCTGTCACTGAACAGGTTCGGTGACCGTTATGGTGGCCTTCAGGGAGCAGCTCAGAGTCCCGACAGTGATCTGTCCACTGCTAATGTCAGCTGCCAGCCCCTGCCTAAGCTAAGCCTGGCTTCCTGTGATCCCCAAGATCTGGGACATTCCACAGCAAAACAGAGAAATTATAATGACAAATGCTGACACTCATTCTGAGTTAACCACGTGCCAGGCACCAGTCTCCTTCACACGGATTAACTCAACCCTCAAACAACTCATCTATTATACAAAGGATAAGGAAGCTGAGACACCGAGATGCGAAGTCATTTCCTCCAGACTCACTAAAAGTACATGGTGGAGCGACTTCTCCGGCAGGCCAGGGATTAAGACTCctccctcccagtgcagggggcccggatTGAATccctctggtcagggaagatcccacatgccgcatggcgtggcaaaaaaaaaaaaacaagtacatGGTGGGCCCAGGCCTGACCCCAGGGGGCTTTTAACTGCGAGGCGACACCACCTATCCTGGGATGGCAGCACACTGCCCCTGGGCTATCTGTGAGCACAGCAGCAGACCCCCGGCCTCTCGTCCTTGGGGCTGTGCAGCCTTCAGCTCATGACAAAGCTAAGGCTGACGGAGTCCCTGCCAGGCTGCTGTGGTCCAGGGCCACGTTTGAGAGCGGAGAGCTGGGGGGAGTGAGCCCCACATCGGTGTCAGCTCCCTAGATGCTCTTTCACAGGGGCCACTGGCCTCTGCCCTAAGATTATCTGCTGTTTTGTGAATGAGCCGCCCATTCCCTGCTGCTATGAAATGACGGTATCAGGAGGCAGCAGCTGTCTAGGAGTTGGACTTGGCAAGGTAAACACTGGTGACTGAGTCTGTCCCCTTGACTTCCCAAGACGTGTCCGTCTGGGAAATGCCAAGTCCCAGGCCCACTTTTCCAGcaacccagcccctccccagccccgcaCACACCTCAGCTGAGGCATCTCCAGAGCCTGAAGGcagtgtgtgtacacatgctGTGTACACATGTGCTCTgtgtacacacgtgtgtgtacCTGAGGAGCCCATCTCCACAATCTTGCTTCGGGGAGACCCGAGTTCTCTGCACCCATCGGGCAAGAGGGTGTTCTCTTTGGTTAGGTGAGCTCCTTCCATTTTGGGGTTTTGGAGGTGGAAACGCCCCAGGTAGGCCTTTCCGTTACCCGAGCGCTGGCCGCGGCAACTGCTATGCTGCTGGCGGACCCCATGCCCGCCCTCTGGGCCACCGCCCTGCAGCTTGTGATTTTCGTGGCTCCAAACTCATCGtgttacacacatacaaacacagagAGCTTCTTGTATGCCAACCACACCTTGGcagtggtttaaaaaagaaaacagacatcaCTGACATATCAGACTGGCAAGCTGACCTAAAAGAAAAATGCCCCGTCTCATGTCCGTTCGAGCACACGAGTGGTCTTCTGTGaacactctttccttctccacatgTTAATTAATCCATTTATTAATCCAATGTTAAAACCAATTTCTGTTCTTGTTGCCCTGGAGTAACTGATGAAAGTGCAACTGCGATGCTGTGAACTTGCTTTAACTAAATCTTTCCTATGAGAAGACAAAGGACCTGAACACTGTTGCCAGCTGTTAAGCGCTCTTGGGACGCCTCTCTGGAGAGGGCCAGGAAAGGTGCCCTGCCATGGCAGGGTGCTCGCAAGTCCAGCCACCCATCCCAGACACCAGACCCTAGCTTGCTGGGCTCTCTGCCACTTGGACTGTTCAGAGTCAGCCAGATGGGATTCACTAAGGAGAATTCCCCATTAGGAAATCCCAGAGATCTAAGTAACCCATGCCTTTAGCTTTTAGcctgaaataaaatatacactgcagagggaaaaataaaaaaacaaagcatttgCTGGCTGGGTGGTCAGTGTACATACCACTGGCAATCAGCTGAAGCTGTTTTGAGTGCAACAACCTGTTTAAAGTTTACCTGACGACAAGTCGTACAGTGCGGTGACAGAGGTGATGAACTGGCAGCAGAAGCGAGGGCTGGCGCTGAATATCTGCTTCAGTGTCTGAACGGATCCTGGCACCAGACAGCAGTAGTCGTCCACGAGGGCCCGGGCTAACCGCACACAATAGACCACAGGCGTCCGCTGGAAAGAAGCCACAGTCCATGTAACTAGAGGTGCGGAGCGCCAGCAGACGAGCAACCATAAACATACAGTGAAGATCAGAACCGGCAGGACCCCTCCCAGGAAGGGAAGATGTGACCAGCTTACTCAGAAGCAGGGACTGGCAAGTGAAAGCCTGCAGACCAAATCCTTCCTGCCAcctgcttttgttttattcaaaCACAGCCCTGCTCCTGCGCCACAAGGGCAGAGCTGAGTAGGGGTGACAGAGATCACAGGACCCGCAAAGCCTAGAAGGTTGACTGTCTTGCCCCTTTACCTGAAAGGCCTGCTGACCCCTGCTTTGAAGTCTACTTGGGAAAAATCATTCTTGACTTCAAGTGGGGAAATGACCGTTTTTGTAACCCTACAGGTAAGACTCTAAAGGTAAAAATTAACAGTTGGCATCACTTTGATGTGCTTTAGGAGAGTCTGTGAACTGTCATGTGACTTACAGCAGCACTCTATCAATTTTTCTTACAATCTTCTCCTAGTACAGGTTCCTACATCACCACCCTCCGGTCCTTTGGCCCTCCTGGTCAGATGCCAACCTGTAGCCACATTCAGCAGTTGCTCAGGATGCCAGTTCCAGGGCTGAAACAGGGCCTGGGTGTCAGGGTGTTGGCAGGGTGTCAGGCCAGGCTGTTCATTCAGGCACTAAGCCAGCCATCTCTTACACCTTTCCTCGGAGGAAGCTGCAGCGCATGCCACTGGGTGTCAAACCCTGACCCAAGCCACAAGACCCTTTCCCGTTGTTAACATCTGCTTTCACTTTGCTAGAATGCCAGCACAACAGCACCGCAAGAGATAAATGCAAAATCACAGGATGAATTTCAAGGCGCTAAACTTAAGCTAGGTTGCCAAGGGATAGAGGTTATCTCGAGGTTAAAGACAACACGAGAGATGAGTTCAGGGGCCCCAGAAATCAGAATAGTGACAATTAAGGTACATTTCACTAAGATTTACCTGTGTGCTACAAAGAACAATATGTATTTTTACTAGCCAAATGTTAAAGACTAATAAGATCACAGGAAAAAACAttgagataaattttttaaaaacacaaatgtcATCAAGTCCTTGGGAATGAGGCAAGTTTGAGAAACTGAATGTGGTAAATTCTGTTAacgtagctgctgctgctgctgctaagtcgcttcagtcatgtccaactctgtgtgacccgacggcagcccaccaggctcccccgtctctgggattctccaggcgagaacactggactgggttgccatttccttctccaatgcatgaaagtgaaaagtgaaagtgaagtcgtgtccgactctttgcgaccccatggactgcagcctaccaggctcctccatccatgggattttccaggcaagagtactagagtgggttgccattgctgagGACCACGTTAATAAAAATTTTGAGTTAATAATACTCTAAATGGATTAGGAATTTTTCAACAACTTTGAgtaacaaaaaaccaaaacaaaatagatcttcCAAAAAACTACCTAACACAATctactgtgcatgtgtgtgaagttggcttcagtcgtgtccgactctgtgtggccccatggactgtagcccccaggctcctctgtccattggattctccaggcaagaattctgcagtgggctgccatttcctccatcaggggatcttcccgacccagtgatcgagcccatgtctcttatgtctcctgcatctgcaaGCGGGTTTACCTTATTTCCccttagatatttaaaaatactctagaaggctTCTATGTCCATATCCATTAGAAGAGCAATCAACTTAGAAGTGGCACTCTGGAACAACTCATAGGCTTACCGATCTAACTATaaaaaacaagaatactggagtaggttgccacttaagttttccaggggatattccccacccagggatcaaatgtgtttcctgcatctcctgaacaggcaggtgggttttttttttttttttaactgaaggataattaatgtacagaattttgttgttttctgtggaTTCTTTAACATAGGGGAAAAAATTCTCTAGaaaccaaagtgaaagtcactcagtcacatctgactctttgcaaccccatggactgtatagtccctggaattctccaggccagaatattggagtgggtagccgttcccttctccaggagatcttccaaacccagggatcaaaccgaggtctcctgcatcgcggggggattctttaccagctgagccacaagggaagccggagaatactggagtgggtaccctatcccttctacaggggatcttcccgacccaggaatcgaactgtggtttcctgtattgcagaaagattctttaccaactgagctatgaaagaAACATCTTCAGAGACTTGCAGAAGTACCTGGAGCCAGGACGCTGCACACTCCAACACTGGGATTCGACACACAGCCACTGCCATAGAGACAAGTTTTCCCAACAAGCTCATCCGGCTGTCATCCGCTTTGTTCCCTTGGGGACTGAAAAGGGATGAAAAAATAATCTGCCGGACAGAGTCCTTGGTTTGCTCCTGGAAATAATTGCACATGATTTCAAGAAGTTGGAGCTCCTGCAGTGAATTTAATCTCTGTAAAACAAATCCGGGAGAAGTGGGGAGAAATGAAGTGTATTAATTAATTCACACGGTAAGAAAACACACTATTTAGGGAACTTATCACCTTCCTAAAGCCCGGGTCCCACGGAGTAGAACTAGATTGTTAAACGTAGGGAAATGTCCCTCTGCGTCATTATGCATCACCCTGTGGGATTCACGGTGACCTACGGTCTCTTCCTTTAACAAAACCTTGGAGACGTGGGGGTCACACACCCCGTAAAAAGGGCAAATTGGCAGCTGCTGAAAGAACCAGGCCAAGGGCTAGGGCAGAGCCGCTGCTCCGAAGGGAGCTCGCGGTGTGGTCTACGCTTGTCaccaggaagggaagaagggaagaagggagccGGGGTTCACGGATCGGGGCGGGGAGCCTGCCGGCCGCCCGGCGCACCTTGGGCTGCGCGCCGCGCTCCTTGGGCACCTGGAACACGAACTCCTCGAGCAATTCCACGGGGCCCTTGTCCACGATGGGCAGCGGCGCGCTCTGCAGCTGGCTGCTGAAATAGATGTCCAGGTGGTACAGCACCTCCTTGGCGGCGCTCAGCGCGTCGCGGCGCAGCAGCGAGTGGCGGATGTCGCTCATGGTGCGGCCGCGGCGGCCGGGTCGCCGGGAGCGCCGACGGACTTCCGCTCCGGGGCCCCCGCGGACGCgacagccgccgccgccgccgccgccgagacAAAGAGGCCGCGGCCGGGCCTCCGCCCGCCGACCCCGGGCCTGCGCCGCGACAccccccgcccgccgccgccgccgcccgctcgGGCCCGCTCAGGGGGCCATCGCTGCCCCCGCCGGCAGCCGGCGGGCACCACAGCTGCGCGTCGACAGCGCCACCGACAGTCCTGTGAACCAGACGCCGCGGGGCCGCGCTGCAGCGGAGTCTGAGCGCGGCGACGGCGGCCCGCAAGGGCCAAGCGCGGGCGGCGGCAAGGGCCCGCCCTCAGGGGGCGCGCCCCCTGGCGGCCCGGCCCGCGGGAACGGAAGCGGCGGCCCCGCCCACCCTGACCCCGCCCCTGCCGAGGGGAGccacaccccccccacccccggccaggGCTCCCAGGGCCTGGTGCCCCCCACCCACGCCCCAGAGACCCTCCCGGAGCTCCCCTCGCTTTCTCCACGCGGCGTTCAAAGCTTGCGCGTCTGATTTCACTGAGCTTTTCCAAGGACAGGGTGGTGGTGCAGGGCCCTGGCTCAGGCCTCAGCCATTCATTCACTTTCAAGATTGAATCTAGTCTTAGCTCTCAGGGCTGCAATGACGCGGAATGACACCCCCTACGCCGCAGTTCCTATTCCCCAGTGCCCTCTGGAGCGGCGCGGCCAGCCTGGGAGGGCCGCAGGAAACCGGTATCCTGCTCCTGAAGACTAAGATCTGAAAATCTAAAAGCCCTCAGCACCTTCTGTGAATCTCTTTTTCCTTGCGTTCATCTTTCTGCAATGAATTAACTGGGGCTTAGTTCGGGGTTTTAAAAATAGGGCAGAAATGACTTGAGTGGCCACAAGAGGCCAGTGGAGGGCAGGCAAGAGGCCACAGAGATGTGCTTCCTGTAAAAGGCCCATCCTGGCCTGCAGGTGGGTCAAGGTGAGGATGCTGGATGTGGGTcaggacataaaaaaaaaaaaaccatggtcTTTCCCTGGGGACGATGGAAAGGACATCAAAGAGGGTGCATCCAGGGACAATTCCAAATCACAGGGACCCTCCTGCACATCGGTGGACACAGCCATGAGGCCCCTCCCATCTAGGTCCCCAGCCGGAGACCAAGGTCAAGAGGAACCTCTGAGAAGTCACCTTTGAGTCCTTTGGCACCAGGACTTCAGAGATGCTCTGTTCAGCCAGCTGAATGAACAGAGGATAAAAGGGTTTATTAGCAGGGTACCTGGCAAGGATTAGACATCCAGCAAATACTAATTTCCCCTCCTCTCCTTAGCTACTGAAAGCCAACTCATAAACACAGCagaaaccagaaaaacaaataaaccaatgCTTAGATCGTATCCAtgtgtataaataaatgtatactaTATTTAAAAGGCAGCAGCACTCTTCCCATccctatttcttctttctctcataaCGTGCAGTAGCAGGTAGAAAGATCTCCCGAAGGTTGCTCCAAAGCCCATGCGAGTGGATGTTCCGGTAGGCCTGGGGCTCCGCTGCTGGGGGCCTGGCCATGTGAGGACAGTGCTGGCACCAGGCTCGGCTGCCTTTGTACCACTCATTAGTGGTCTGGTTAATGGCAGCCAGGTACAGAGAGAAGCACAGGTAGCCCCCCAGGAGGAAGCTCAGCACCACGACAAAGCCCACCAGGAAGACGATCCTTGGGAAGGTCAGGAACAGGTACTGGGGACAAAGAAGCAGCAGCATGTTAGACAGCCAGGCTGTGACCTAAGTCAGGGTCACCCCCACCAGCCAGGGTCTTGTCCACACACATGGCAGAGCTGCCTCcctggctcccccatctctgaccCACTGAGGACAATCAGAAACACAGAAGGCATAGACAAAGAGCCCAAGAGGAAATCCTGGTGTGTATAAGAACTTCATATGGGATAAACGGAGTGCGTACATTGAGGGAAAAGGGGAAGGGCACTCAAGAAATGGTGTTATGCCAGGTGGctatgcagaaaataaaaataaatgcagatcTTAGTTCATACATCAACATAAAGTCCAGACAGACAGAAAAGATCAGTTTCTCTCTGAAAACAATATGACCACAGAAATACATGTACAAGGGTATTCACTGTAGCAGCAGCCCCTCTTCCCAAAAGAAACAGGTTAAATGTCCATCCAGGAGGTAGAACAAAACTCTGGGATAGTTATGCTATGGAACAATAAGGAGCCATTAAAGTGAGGTCAATGTTTGTGCATTaatttggaaaagatgctggtaATATATTGCCCACTGAGAAAAACGAAATGGAAAAATCACCATGGAATCCTGTTTGTGTAAAAATAAAGCTAACTCTGTGAAGGTGTATGGCCATATAAAACagatacagggggaaaaaagcctGAAATAAACAACAAACTATAAAGGTGTTTGCCTCTGGAGAGTGAAATTGTTGGGAGAGGAATAATTTCCAGTTATTTTCGTCCAAGATAGttcaaattttcttttcactCCCAGCTTTATAGAGatataactgacaaataaaattctgaaagttTAAGGTGTAACAatgtaatatacaacatgatTATCTATATTACACAGTGAAATCATCACAGTAACATTAGATAACGCATCAGTCACCTCATATAGTTACAATGTGTTATCCTAGTATCAAATAATTAGAGggcataacacacacacacatacaacacccTAAAATGGACTTATCCTACAATCCATAATCATACTGAAAACCTATTTTCATACAGCAGCTTATAAATGGAAGTTCATAGCAGCCTCAGCAGTAACAGTCCAAAACTGGAAATTACCCAAATGTCCCTCAAAGGGTAACTGATAAAACAAACTGACCCATCCACACCATAGAATATGGTGCGGCAGGAAGAAGGAACGAGCTACTGACACACAGAACCACCTGGATGGATCTCAAAGAAACTGTGGCGAGTGGAAAAAACCAACCCCTAACTGCCACTGTAGGGTTCCACGGAGGTGACAATCGCGAAATAACACAATGATAGAGAGGACAGATGGGTGGGAGCCGGGCATTAGGGATGTGGGGAGGAGGCTGTGGGGATCAGGGGAACCACCGAGGGTCTGTAGTGATGGGCAGAAGACCACCTTGATTGCAGTGGCTGTTCTGCAAACAGCCCGCGATGCGGTTACCTGAACAAGAAAGACAGTGTCGACAACCTGCAGGTGGCCGAGGTCATCGACGTAGGTCTGCAGGTACACGTCTGACATCACCACCAGCCGGACCAGGAACACGGTGCTCACCACGGCCATGGTGG carries:
- the INTS15 gene encoding integrator complex subunit 15, translating into MSDIRHSLLRRDALSAAKEVLYHLDIYFSSQLQSAPLPIVDKGPVELLEEFVFQVPKERGAQPKRLNSLQELQLLEIMCNYFQEQTKDSVRQIIFSSLFSPQGNKADDSRMSLLGKLVSMAVAVCRIPVLECAASWLQRTPVVYCVRLARALVDDYCCLVPGSVQTLKQIFSASPRFCCQFITSVTALYDLSSDDLLPPLDLLEMIVNWILEDPRLILITFLNTPIAANLPIGFLELTPLTGLIRWCVKAPLAHKRKKKTPLANGHVAAKVPKDSGGAERDSHLLYSKLHLSVLQVLLMLQAHLTEKNLYGRLGLVLFDHMVPLVEEVNRLADELNPLNASQEIELALDRLAQALQVAMASGALLCTRDDLRTLCSRLPHNNLLQLVISGPVQQSPHTGLPPGFYPHIHTPPLGYGAVPAHPAAHPALPTHPGHTFISGMTFPFRPIH